One segment of Anopheles stephensi strain Indian chromosome 3, UCI_ANSTEP_V1.0, whole genome shotgun sequence DNA contains the following:
- the LOC118513234 gene encoding uncharacterized protein LOC118513234 — protein sequence MVTLSGRNRETWTKVDILSTSSCSSSVRQMNGCFPKILYRIAVPSECDRIREALLSFYFPEELLTRSYLDETQTTIGPAEEHIQFALSFVHQGMVALAIEEDHGTIVGVTIARCVKPTTADELLALVPATGTNGRWTEMVRLFAHLEQMGDVCGRFRSRRSYHVFVLAVEPHFRRRAIGQKLMEFQLARGKSLRFRVVSADFTCEVAARIGERMDMRCVSAISLNQYRNQAGEQRFVASGQNHIVSTYARYV from the coding sequence ATGGTGACGCTCTCTGGGCGAAATCGAGAAACTTGGACCAAAGTTGATATTCTCTCCACCAGTTCGTGTTCCTCAAGTGTACGTCAAATGAACGGATGTTTTCCCAAGATTCTGTACCGCATTGCGGTACCGAGCGAGTGTGATCGTATCCGGGAAGCGCTGCTGTCCTTCTACTTCCCGGAGGAACTTCTTACGCGATCCTACCTGGACGAGACGCAAACCACCATCGGACCGGCCGAGGAACACATCCAGTTTGCGTTGTCTTTCGTGCATCAGGGAATGGTCGCGTTGGCGATCGAGGAAGATCACGGTACGATCGTTGGCGTTACGATTGCGCGCTGCGTAAAACCAACCACTGCGGACGAGTTGCTGGCGTTGGTGCCTGCCACAGGAACGAACGGCCGGTGGACCGAAATGGTGCGCCTGTTTGCTCACCTCGAACAGATGGGAGATGTTTGTGGGAGGTTCCGATCGCGCCGTTCGTaccatgtgtttgtgttggcaGTTGAGCCCCACTTTCGACGGCGGGCGATCGGTCAGAAGCTGATGGAGTTTCAGTTGGCACGTGGGAAATCGTTGCGGTTTCGGGTGGTGAGTGCCGATTTTACGTGTGAAGTAGCGGCACGGATCGGGGAGCGGATGGACATGCGGTGTGTGAGTGCGATCTCGTTGAACCAATATCGGAACCAGGCCGGCGAGCAGAGGTTTGTGGCGTCGGGTCAGAATCATATCGTAAGCACGTATGCGCGTTATGTTTGA